A single window of Sphingobium sp. SCG-1 DNA harbors:
- a CDS encoding TonB-dependent receptor, translated as MVTQPLLRSALLLTAAFGAISFADVAQAQDPAPAADDSQLTEIVVTAERRSENLQNVPLSVGVVAGDQLRAFQTGGDDILALSGRVPGLYAETTTGRIFPRFYIRGLGNIDFYLGASQPVSIIQDEVVLEHVVLKSNPVFDMGQVEVLRGPQGSLFGRNTTAGIIKFDSIKPNLTTYEGRAQASYGSYNTVTFDGGVGGPLIADKLAFRISALYQHRDDWVDNTYTGPSADGTVSPKKDAMGGFNEKDVRVQLLATPNEETTLLLSGHARDYDGTSTIFHRAALKKGSNDASNEPRTKIALDEAQNNPQAYKTYGGSLKATYDFGPVTLTSITAYETTSGYSRGDTDGGAAANFPVGGVANGFGQSQGNLRDLDQWTQEVRLSSNGDTGLKYQIGGIYFDSRDTTDFYQRAFFLTTAARNPNNWVRLHNINTSWALFGQLSYEIVPDLTLTAGGRYTEDTKSTRLLKTADNAAGVSSYRGRRFVRLSDSKPSWDVSALYQVNPDLSLYARVAKGFRGPTIQGRSAVFNSDFTTADSETILSWEAGFKSQISNALRFNASAFTYTVKDIQLNGNDVNGNGVLFNANKAKAYGMEAELDWAPIENLSLSAGLSLLHSEIKDKNVYAQVCALNGVVVCTVGNPTITVPVFGQPAVFAQINGEPLPNAPEYNLNLTARYDIPLGNGGKVFAATDWNVQGKTNFVLYDTKEFNSNGSFEGGLKIGYAAPDNAYELAVFARNITNEKNLKGVIENYMAAVFNDPRIIGVSLSGKF; from the coding sequence ATCGTGACGCAACCCCTTCTCCGCTCGGCGCTTCTGCTGACCGCCGCTTTCGGCGCGATTTCCTTCGCCGATGTCGCACAGGCGCAGGATCCCGCCCCCGCCGCCGACGATTCGCAACTGACCGAAATCGTCGTCACGGCAGAGCGTCGTTCGGAGAATCTCCAGAACGTACCGCTTTCGGTAGGCGTCGTCGCGGGCGATCAGTTGCGCGCGTTCCAGACGGGTGGCGACGATATCCTCGCGCTGTCCGGTCGGGTGCCGGGCCTCTATGCCGAAACGACGACGGGCCGCATCTTCCCGCGCTTCTACATTCGTGGTCTTGGCAACATCGACTTCTATCTTGGCGCGTCGCAGCCGGTGTCGATCATCCAGGACGAAGTCGTTCTGGAGCATGTCGTGCTGAAGTCCAATCCCGTGTTCGACATGGGTCAGGTGGAAGTGCTGCGCGGGCCGCAGGGTTCGCTGTTCGGCCGCAACACGACCGCGGGCATCATCAAGTTCGACAGCATCAAGCCGAACCTTACGACCTATGAGGGCCGCGCGCAGGCAAGCTATGGCAGCTACAACACCGTCACGTTCGATGGGGGCGTTGGTGGCCCGCTGATTGCCGACAAGCTCGCCTTCCGTATTTCCGCGCTATACCAGCATCGCGACGATTGGGTCGACAACACCTATACCGGCCCAAGCGCGGACGGCACGGTGTCGCCTAAGAAGGACGCGATGGGCGGCTTCAACGAGAAGGACGTGCGCGTTCAGTTGCTCGCGACGCCGAACGAAGAAACGACCCTGCTTCTCTCTGGCCATGCGCGTGATTATGATGGGACGTCGACCATCTTCCATCGCGCCGCGCTGAAGAAGGGATCGAATGATGCCAGCAACGAGCCGCGTACGAAGATCGCTCTGGACGAGGCGCAGAACAACCCGCAGGCTTACAAGACCTATGGCGGATCGCTGAAGGCAACCTACGATTTCGGTCCGGTGACGCTGACATCGATCACGGCCTATGAGACCACGTCGGGCTACAGCCGTGGCGATACCGATGGCGGCGCGGCGGCGAACTTCCCAGTCGGTGGCGTTGCGAATGGCTTTGGTCAGAGCCAGGGTAACCTGCGCGATCTCGACCAGTGGACGCAGGAAGTGCGGCTGTCGAGCAACGGCGACACCGGCCTGAAGTATCAGATCGGCGGCATCTATTTCGACTCGCGCGACACGACGGACTTCTACCAGCGCGCGTTTTTTCTGACGACAGCGGCGCGGAACCCCAACAACTGGGTGCGTCTGCACAACATCAACACGAGTTGGGCGCTGTTCGGTCAGCTGAGCTACGAAATCGTGCCCGACCTGACGCTGACTGCTGGCGGGCGCTACACCGAAGACACCAAGAGCACGCGTCTGCTGAAGACAGCGGATAACGCAGCGGGTGTAAGCAGCTATCGCGGTCGTCGCTTCGTGCGCCTCTCCGATTCCAAGCCAAGCTGGGATGTGAGCGCGCTGTATCAGGTGAACCCGGATCTCAGCCTTTACGCCCGCGTGGCGAAGGGCTTCCGTGGTCCGACGATCCAGGGTCGTTCGGCCGTGTTCAACTCCGACTTCACGACGGCGGATTCGGAGACGATCCTGTCGTGGGAAGCCGGTTTCAAGAGCCAGATCAGCAACGCGCTCCGTTTCAACGCCAGCGCCTTTACCTATACGGTCAAGGACATCCAGTTGAACGGCAACGACGTCAACGGCAACGGTGTCCTCTTCAACGCGAACAAGGCGAAAGCCTATGGCATGGAAGCGGAACTGGACTGGGCGCCTATCGAGAACCTGTCGCTTTCGGCTGGCCTCAGCCTGCTGCATAGCGAGATCAAGGACAAGAACGTCTATGCACAGGTCTGTGCGCTGAACGGCGTGGTGGTCTGCACTGTCGGCAACCCGACGATTACGGTGCCGGTCTTCGGCCAACCCGCCGTGTTCGCGCAGATCAACGGCGAGCCGCTGCCCAACGCGCCTGAGTACAACCTCAACCTAACCGCGCGCTACGACATCCCGCTGGGCAATGGCGGCAAGGTTTTCGCTGCGACCGACTGGAACGTGCAGGGCAAGACCAATTTCGTGCTGTACGACACGAAGGAGTTCAATTCGAACGGCAGCTTCGAAGGCGGTCTGAAGATCGGCTATGCCGCACCGGATAACGCGTATGAACTGGCCGTGTTCGCGCGCAACATCACGAACGAAAAGAACCTGAAGGGCGTCATCGAAAACTATATGGCGGCGGTATTCAACGATCCGCGTATCATCGGTGTGTCGTTGAGCGGGAAGTTCTAA
- a CDS encoding HpcH/HpaI aldolase/citrate lyase family protein: MQLAFARSLLFLPASNPRAVEKARGLACDMVILDLEDAVPDAQKDAARDAAVAATQAGYADKLTGIRINTAETPWHGADMIAAKASGADYIILPKVEHPLQVHDVHQVCEKPVIAMIETALGLSAAPAIAAQAGTAALFIGVNDLRKDLGIPADAGRAGLMLALQTVVFAARASRKAVFDGVYNRLDDAAGLEAECREGRSYGFDGKTLIHPGQIATTNAIFGPDEAAVADAQRLIEAATGGAERFEDSMIEAMHVDAARALIARAEMLKR, translated from the coding sequence ATGCAGCTAGCCTTTGCCCGGTCGCTCCTCTTCCTGCCCGCATCCAATCCGCGCGCGGTGGAAAAGGCGAGGGGGCTTGCCTGCGACATGGTGATCCTCGATCTGGAGGACGCGGTGCCCGACGCGCAGAAAGACGCGGCACGCGACGCCGCCGTCGCCGCCACGCAGGCGGGCTATGCCGACAAGCTGACTGGCATCCGCATCAATACCGCCGAGACGCCATGGCACGGCGCCGACATGATCGCAGCAAAAGCCAGCGGGGCCGACTATATCATCCTGCCCAAGGTGGAGCATCCCTTGCAGGTTCACGATGTCCATCAGGTCTGCGAAAAACCCGTCATCGCGATGATCGAAACCGCCCTCGGCCTGTCCGCCGCTCCAGCGATCGCCGCGCAGGCCGGCACGGCGGCGCTGTTCATCGGCGTCAACGACTTGCGCAAGGATCTCGGCATCCCCGCCGACGCTGGACGCGCAGGACTGATGCTCGCGCTCCAGACCGTCGTGTTCGCGGCCCGCGCTTCGAGGAAGGCCGTGTTCGACGGCGTCTATAACCGCCTTGACGATGCCGCAGGTCTGGAAGCGGAATGCCGCGAGGGCCGCAGCTACGGCTTCGACGGCAAGACCCTGATCCACCCCGGCCAGATCGCAACAACCAACGCGATCTTCGGCCCCGACGAAGCAGCGGTCGCCGACGCCCAACGCCTGATAGAAGCCGCAACGGGCGGCGCGGAACGCTTCGAAGACAGCATGATCGAAGCCATGCACGTCGATGCGGCGCGCGCCCTCATCGCTCGCGCAGAGATGCTAAAGCGATAA
- a CDS encoding SPFH domain-containing protein — protein MITTFALAAALLVFIYLAASIKIVRQGYQYTIERFGRFTEVARPGLNFYPAFFYNVGRKINMMEQVVDIPGQEIITKDNAMVSVDGVVFFQVLDAAKAAYEVSELYVAIMQLATTNLRTVMGSMDLDETLSKRDEINARLLSVVDHATGSWGVKITRVELKDIRPPADIVNAMGRQMKAEREKRANILDAEGARASEILRAEGEKAGQILQAEGRREAAFRDAEAREREAEAEAKATQMVSEAISAGNPQALNYFIAQKYVEAVSGFATSPNAKTILFPVEATQLIGTLGGIGELARETFGNAPTVNDPTPTPRRRGPFEPTA, from the coding sequence ATGATTACGACATTCGCACTGGCAGCCGCGCTGCTCGTCTTCATCTATCTGGCCGCAAGTATCAAGATCGTCCGGCAGGGCTATCAATATACGATCGAACGCTTTGGCCGTTTTACAGAAGTCGCACGTCCCGGCCTCAATTTCTACCCCGCGTTTTTCTACAATGTCGGCCGCAAGATCAACATGATGGAGCAGGTTGTCGATATTCCGGGGCAGGAGATCATCACCAAGGACAACGCCATGGTGTCCGTCGATGGCGTAGTATTTTTTCAGGTGCTGGACGCAGCGAAGGCGGCGTATGAGGTTTCGGAGCTGTACGTCGCGATCATGCAGTTGGCGACGACCAACCTGCGCACCGTGATGGGATCGATGGACTTGGACGAGACCTTGTCCAAGCGCGACGAGATTAACGCGCGGCTGCTATCTGTGGTCGATCATGCAACGGGTAGTTGGGGCGTGAAGATCACGCGTGTTGAGTTGAAGGACATTCGCCCGCCCGCCGACATCGTCAATGCGATGGGTCGCCAGATGAAGGCGGAGCGTGAAAAGCGCGCCAATATCCTTGATGCCGAGGGCGCTCGCGCGTCTGAAATCCTGCGGGCGGAGGGCGAAAAGGCCGGGCAGATATTGCAGGCGGAAGGGCGGCGGGAGGCTGCGTTCCGCGACGCCGAAGCGCGCGAACGTGAGGCTGAAGCAGAGGCCAAGGCGACGCAGATGGTGTCCGAAGCCATCTCCGCAGGCAATCCGCAGGCATTGAATTACTTCATCGCGCAGAAATATGTGGAGGCGGTTTCCGGGTTCGCGACGTCGCCCAATGCCAAGACGATCCTGTTCCCTGTCGAGGCGACGCAGCTTATCGGGACGCTGGGCGGGATCGGCGAACTGGCGCGGGAGACGTTCGGTAACGCGCCGACTGTCAACGATCCAACGCCGACGCCACGCCGTCGCGGACCGTTCGAGCCGACAGCATGA
- a CDS encoding NfeD family protein: protein MSDLQGMEPYWVWLILAVLFGIGEIVLPGVFLLWIAIAAALTGGITVLVGISVPVQVIVFAVLCLVATYAGRRWYTNNPVESQDPLLNDRAARLIGETVMIVEAIEGGEGRVKVGDGVWTAHGPDAEVGQRMRVIGVDGTVLRVDSL from the coding sequence ATGAGCGATTTGCAGGGGATGGAGCCGTACTGGGTCTGGCTGATCCTCGCCGTACTGTTCGGCATTGGCGAGATCGTACTGCCCGGCGTGTTCCTGCTCTGGATCGCGATTGCGGCAGCGCTGACCGGCGGGATCACTGTTCTCGTCGGGATAAGTGTGCCGGTGCAGGTGATCGTCTTTGCGGTGCTGTGCCTCGTCGCGACCTATGCCGGGCGGCGCTGGTACACGAACAATCCAGTGGAATCGCAGGATCCGCTGCTGAATGATCGCGCGGCTCGGCTGATCGGTGAGACCGTCATGATCGTAGAAGCGATCGAAGGCGGAGAGGGACGCGTCAAGGTGGGCGACGGCGTGTGGACGGCGCACGGACCTGACGCGGAAGTGGGCCAGCGGATGCGTGTCATCGGCGTAGACGGCACGGTGCTGCGCGTCGATTCCCTCTGA
- a CDS encoding nuclear transport factor 2 family protein, protein MTIEPRAVVEQWYSALAAMDIDAFAATLHDDYINNVAGRTAVSGRTYGKRQLFEEIFPLVMANLVPGTVNLARRHRIMAVDGSVVVGMMEGDADTNDGARYEQTYCQIFRVEDGLIRETWEFFDTAQAEARLFGKDIDAGTPVADPLQF, encoded by the coding sequence ATGACGATCGAACCGCGCGCAGTCGTCGAGCAGTGGTACAGCGCGCTGGCGGCGATGGATATCGATGCGTTCGCAGCGACGCTGCATGACGACTACATCAACAACGTCGCTGGTCGGACTGCCGTGTCAGGACGCACGTACGGCAAGCGGCAACTTTTCGAAGAGATATTCCCGCTCGTGATGGCCAACCTCGTGCCCGGCACGGTCAATCTTGCAAGGCGGCACCGGATCATGGCCGTCGACGGGTCGGTTGTCGTCGGCATGATGGAGGGGGACGCAGACACCAATGACGGGGCGCGGTACGAGCAAACCTATTGCCAGATCTTCCGCGTGGAGGATGGCCTGATCCGCGAAACCTGGGAATTTTTCGACACCGCTCAGGCCGAAGCGCGCCTGTTCGGCAAAGACATTGACGCAGGAACGCCCGTCGCCGATCCGCTGCAATTCTAA
- a CDS encoding phosphoenolpyruvate carboxykinase gives MQATSSFTLEKQGIQTRASQFWNLGTAPLVEAALANGEGILAKDGPLVVETGKHTGRSAKDKFIVRDAETDSTVWWGNTNVPMTPEHFAALKADFFAALGEKDTLYVADLFGGSQPEHRVNVRVINEFAWHNLFIRTLLVRPTADELATFTPEYTIIDLPSFRADPARHGSRSETVVAVNFSEKLILIGGTAYAGEMKKSVFGILNYLLPVKGVMPMHCSANIGPNGDTAVFFGLSGTGKTTLSADASRTLIGDDEHGWSDTAVFNFEGGCYAKMINLSPEAEPEIFATTKRFGTVLENVVIDKDTRELDFNDNSLAENSRGSYPIDFIPNASKDNLGPVPKTIIFLTADAYGVLPPISRLTPEQAMYHFLSGYTARVAGTEIGVIEPTATFSTCFGAPFMPRHPSVYGNLLKDRIAKGGVTCWLVNTGWTGGKYGSGSRMPIRVTRALLNAALDGSLNDVAFRTDPNFGFEVPVAVAGVDAKILDPRQTWANGAEYDDTAAKLVKQFVDNFAQFEDHVDASVRQAALTAA, from the coding sequence GTGCAGGCGACATCCTCGTTCACCCTGGAAAAACAGGGCATTCAAACTCGTGCCTCCCAGTTCTGGAATCTCGGCACGGCGCCCCTTGTCGAAGCAGCGCTCGCCAATGGCGAAGGCATATTGGCCAAGGACGGCCCATTGGTTGTCGAAACCGGCAAGCACACCGGCCGTTCCGCTAAAGACAAGTTCATCGTCCGCGACGCAGAGACGGACAGCACAGTATGGTGGGGCAACACCAATGTGCCCATGACGCCGGAGCACTTCGCGGCATTGAAGGCCGATTTCTTCGCAGCGCTGGGTGAGAAGGACACGCTGTACGTCGCGGATCTTTTCGGCGGATCGCAGCCCGAGCATCGCGTCAATGTGCGCGTCATCAATGAGTTCGCCTGGCACAACCTTTTCATCCGCACGTTGCTGGTGCGTCCGACCGCAGATGAGCTGGCGACTTTCACGCCCGAATATACCATCATCGATTTGCCGAGCTTCCGCGCCGATCCTGCGCGCCATGGCAGTCGGTCCGAAACGGTCGTCGCCGTCAACTTCAGCGAAAAGCTGATCCTCATCGGCGGCACGGCTTATGCCGGTGAAATGAAGAAGTCGGTGTTCGGCATCCTCAACTACCTGCTACCCGTGAAGGGCGTCATGCCAATGCATTGTTCGGCCAATATCGGCCCGAACGGCGACACGGCTGTGTTCTTCGGTCTGTCAGGTACAGGCAAGACAACGCTTTCGGCCGACGCCAGCCGTACGCTGATCGGCGACGACGAGCATGGCTGGTCGGACACCGCCGTCTTCAATTTCGAGGGCGGCTGCTACGCCAAGATGATAAACCTCTCGCCCGAGGCGGAGCCGGAAATTTTCGCGACGACGAAACGCTTCGGAACGGTCCTTGAGAATGTTGTGATCGACAAGGATACACGCGAACTCGATTTCAACGACAACAGCCTCGCGGAAAACAGCCGCGGTTCTTATCCCATTGATTTCATCCCCAATGCGTCGAAGGACAATCTTGGCCCGGTTCCCAAGACGATCATCTTCCTGACGGCCGACGCTTATGGCGTACTTCCTCCTATTTCGCGTTTAACGCCGGAACAGGCTATGTATCACTTCCTCTCGGGCTACACCGCACGGGTCGCGGGCACCGAAATCGGGGTGATCGAGCCGACTGCGACCTTCTCGACCTGCTTTGGTGCCCCCTTCATGCCGCGTCATCCTTCGGTGTACGGCAATCTGCTGAAGGATCGCATCGCCAAAGGCGGCGTTACCTGCTGGCTGGTCAACACCGGTTGGACCGGCGGCAAGTACGGCAGCGGCAGCCGTATGCCGATCCGCGTCACACGTGCATTGCTGAACGCAGCGCTGGACGGCAGCCTGAACGATGTCGCCTTCCGCACTGATCCGAACTTCGGCTTCGAAGTGCCGGTCGCAGTCGCGGGTGTGGATGCCAAGATACTCGATCCCCGACAGACCTGGGCGAATGGCGCGGAATATGATGATACCGCTGCCAAGCTGGTCAAGCAGTTCGTCGACAACTTCGCGCAGTTCGAGGATCATGTGGATGCCTCCGTGCGTCAGGCTGCTCTCACTGCCGCCTGA
- a CDS encoding response regulator transcription factor produces MSATQVPTIALVDDDRNILTSVSIALQSEGFVTRIYSDSEVALKALIENPADLAVFDIKMPKMDGIELLRRLREKNAMPVIFLTSKSDELDEALGLAMGADDYISKPFSQRLLIARIRSILRRAELARPATEHSEPAAEPIVRGRLEMDPARHRVKWKGQDVTLTVTEFLILEALAARPGVVKNRNQLMDTAYQDDVYVDDRTIDSHIKRLRRKFREADPDFNAIDTLYGAGYRFSEE; encoded by the coding sequence ATGAGCGCGACCCAAGTCCCCACGATCGCCCTCGTAGACGATGATCGAAACATTTTAACGTCTGTTTCCATCGCCTTGCAGTCCGAAGGCTTCGTAACGCGAATCTATTCCGATTCCGAAGTTGCACTGAAAGCACTGATCGAGAATCCCGCCGATCTTGCCGTGTTCGACATCAAGATGCCCAAGATGGACGGAATAGAATTGCTGCGCCGCCTGCGCGAAAAAAACGCGATGCCCGTGATCTTCCTAACCAGCAAGAGCGACGAACTGGACGAGGCGCTGGGCCTGGCGATGGGGGCGGACGATTATATCTCAAAGCCTTTCTCGCAACGGCTGTTGATCGCGCGCATCCGTTCGATCCTGCGGCGGGCGGAGCTTGCCCGGCCCGCGACCGAGCATAGCGAACCGGCAGCCGAGCCGATCGTGCGCGGGCGGCTGGAGATGGACCCGGCGCGGCATCGCGTGAAGTGGAAGGGGCAGGACGTGACGCTGACCGTCACCGAATTCCTGATCCTGGAGGCGCTGGCGGCGCGGCCCGGTGTCGTCAAGAACCGCAACCAGTTGATGGACACCGCTTATCAGGACGACGTCTATGTCGATGATCGCACCATCGACAGCCACATCAAGCGCCTGCGTCGTAAATTCCGCGAGGCAGACCCCGACTTCAATGCGATCGATACGCTCTATGGCGCCGGATACCGATTCTCGGAAGAGTGA
- a CDS encoding ATP-binding protein, whose amino-acid sequence MAPDTDSRKSEEGDMALRWSGRLSLTRRILAVNIFALALLAGGFFYLDSYRARVVDARLERSLRELQLLGIALESTPDAQHNALIAAFARKSNARIRQYRPDGRLLTDSFTLGPPTYELRDPASEEWQRHVARFMDRVVDRIVSADPTPAFAEPRVDRAQAWPEIVSAKRTGQGQVMNRYAPDRTPVVSSAIAMRNGETMLATENARDITRTVRAERLRLGFVLAAALIGSTLLSLFLARTIVLPLRRLAGAAVRVRLGRAREVIVPRLPDRRDEIGMLARAVSDMSQALRQRIDATDAFAADVSHELKNPIASLRSALDGLGTVDKPEFREQLLAIAKDDVRRLDRLVTDIAEASRVDAQLSRTRFEPIDLGKLIEDLVVARETRGIERDVHIAFARPRKDVAVVLGEKQRLALVLENLLDNAISFSPNGGLVQIVATVADSEVLVAVEDEGPGVPLAERETVFRRFHSVRPEGEQFGKHSGLGLAIARSILEGHQGRISIGDRDDAQQGASFIVRLPMAQSADPGMTSE is encoded by the coding sequence ATGGCGCCGGATACCGATTCTCGGAAGAGTGAGGAAGGCGATATGGCGCTCCGCTGGTCGGGGCGACTGTCGCTTACCCGCCGGATTCTGGCGGTCAATATTTTTGCGCTCGCGCTGCTGGCGGGCGGGTTCTTCTATCTCGACAGCTACCGCGCGCGGGTGGTGGATGCGCGGCTGGAACGGTCGCTGCGCGAACTTCAGTTGCTGGGGATCGCGCTGGAAAGCACGCCGGACGCTCAGCATAATGCGCTGATCGCCGCTTTTGCGCGCAAGAGCAATGCGCGCATCCGGCAATATCGGCCTGATGGACGGCTGCTGACGGACAGCTTCACGCTTGGGCCACCTACCTATGAATTGCGCGATCCGGCCAGCGAGGAATGGCAGCGGCATGTCGCGCGCTTCATGGACCGGGTGGTGGATCGCATCGTGTCGGCCGACCCGACGCCCGCCTTTGCCGAACCGCGCGTGGATCGCGCACAGGCGTGGCCCGAAATCGTGTCGGCGAAACGGACGGGCCAAGGCCAGGTCATGAACCGCTATGCACCGGACCGAACGCCGGTCGTGTCTTCGGCGATCGCGATGCGCAATGGCGAGACGATGCTGGCGACGGAGAATGCGCGCGATATCACGCGCACCGTTCGGGCGGAGCGGCTGCGGCTGGGTTTCGTGCTGGCGGCCGCGTTGATTGGATCGACGCTGCTCTCGCTGTTCCTTGCGCGCACCATCGTGTTGCCGCTGCGGCGGCTTGCAGGTGCGGCTGTGCGGGTGCGCTTGGGGCGGGCACGCGAAGTGATCGTGCCGCGCCTGCCCGACCGCCGCGATGAGATCGGGATGCTGGCGCGCGCTGTGTCGGACATGAGCCAGGCGCTTCGGCAGCGGATCGACGCGACCGATGCATTCGCGGCGGATGTCAGCCATGAATTGAAGAACCCGATCGCGTCGCTGCGTTCCGCCCTCGACGGCTTGGGAACGGTCGATAAGCCGGAGTTTCGCGAACAATTGCTGGCCATCGCCAAGGACGATGTGCGGCGGCTGGACCGGCTCGTGACCGATATTGCCGAAGCGTCCCGTGTGGATGCGCAATTGTCTCGCACGCGGTTCGAGCCGATCGACTTGGGCAAGCTGATCGAAGATCTGGTCGTGGCGCGGGAGACGCGCGGGATCGAGCGGGATGTGCACATCGCCTTTGCCCGCCCGCGCAAGGATGTGGCGGTGGTGCTGGGCGAAAAGCAGCGGCTGGCGCTGGTGCTGGAAAACCTGCTCGACAATGCGATCTCCTTCTCGCCCAATGGCGGGCTGGTGCAGATCGTCGCGACCGTGGCGGACAGCGAAGTCCTTGTCGCCGTCGAGGATGAAGGCCCCGGCGTGCCGCTGGCCGAGCGCGAGACCGTGTTCCGCCGCTTCCACAGCGTCCGTCCCGAAGGCGAACAGTTCGGCAAGCATAGCGGCCTGGGCCTCGCCATCGCCCGCAGCATATTGGAAGGCCATCAGGGCCGCATCAGCATCGGCGATCGCGATGATGCGCAGCAAGGGGCAAGCTTCATCGTGCGACTGCCGATGGCGCAGTCCGCCGATCCGGGCATGACATCGGAGTGA
- a CDS encoding HPr kinase/phosphorylase has protein sequence MGVTGESQTLHATSVAIEGRAVLLMGLSGSGKSDLALRLIDRGGKLVSDDYTVLTRLGETLMASAPDRIAGKIEVRGVGIVEMELVAAAPVAVILNLGAEVERYPGVMQVTEIAGIAIPTLPLSPWEASAPIKVALALRAFGLATDGDGVAAAS, from the coding sequence ATCGGAGTGACCGGCGAGAGCCAAACTCTTCATGCTACGTCCGTGGCGATCGAAGGGCGCGCAGTGTTGCTGATGGGGCTCAGCGGGAGCGGCAAGTCCGATTTGGCATTGCGGCTGATCGATCGGGGCGGCAAGTTGGTCAGCGATGACTATACGGTGCTGACGCGCCTTGGCGAGACGCTGATGGCGAGTGCGCCGGATCGGATCGCGGGCAAGATCGAAGTGCGCGGAGTCGGCATCGTCGAAATGGAGCTGGTTGCAGCGGCTCCGGTGGCGGTGATACTTAATTTAGGCGCGGAGGTGGAACGCTACCCCGGCGTCATGCAAGTGACTGAAATCGCAGGCATTGCCATCCCCACCCTGCCCCTCTCGCCATGGGAAGCAAGTGCGCCGATCAAAGTCGCGCTTGCCTTGAGGGCGTTCGGACTGGCAACAGACGGGGATGGCGTCGCCGCAGCATCCTAA
- the rapZ gene encoding RNase adapter RapZ, with protein sequence MASPQHPKHILLVSGLSGAGKTTALKTLEDMGWEVVDNLPLLLLDRLLQTPLPAGHAEEDRPLAIGIDARTRGFDANGIVQRIKALREKYNHDIETLFLDCSGAELERRFSETRRRHPLAQDRVAADGIARERELLEPLRRWSTNVLDTTSFNSNSLQQEIRNRYSREKLSDPVLTILSFGFSRGLPRNADLVFDMRFLRNPHWDEKLRPRTGQDPEVAAYIAEDCTYETAVSQIETLLITLLPRYAEEGKAYVTVAFGCTGGRHRSVHVAERVATALRQAGFSPTVSHRNMESAPQDALEKRRAGGPDPSNDANRLH encoded by the coding sequence ATGGCGTCGCCGCAGCATCCTAAACATATTCTGCTCGTGTCCGGTCTTTCGGGCGCGGGGAAGACGACAGCGCTCAAGACGCTGGAGGACATGGGCTGGGAGGTGGTGGACAACCTGCCGCTGCTGCTTCTCGATCGCCTGCTTCAGACGCCCCTCCCCGCGGGCCATGCGGAAGAAGATCGCCCGCTTGCCATCGGCATCGATGCGCGCACGCGCGGGTTCGACGCCAACGGCATCGTCCAGCGGATCAAGGCGCTGCGCGAGAAATACAACCACGATATCGAGACGCTGTTTCTCGATTGTAGCGGCGCGGAGCTGGAGCGGCGTTTTTCCGAAACGCGGCGGCGGCATCCGCTGGCGCAGGACCGGGTGGCGGCGGACGGCATCGCGCGCGAGCGGGAACTGCTGGAGCCGTTGCGACGCTGGTCGACCAATGTGCTCGACACGACGAGCTTCAACAGCAACAGCCTGCAACAGGAAATCCGCAACCGCTATAGCCGAGAAAAGCTGTCCGATCCGGTCCTGACGATCCTGTCCTTCGGGTTTTCGCGTGGATTGCCGCGCAATGCCGACCTGGTGTTCGACATGCGCTTCCTGCGCAACCCGCATTGGGATGAGAAGTTGCGCCCGCGCACTGGGCAAGACCCGGAAGTCGCGGCCTATATCGCCGAAGATTGCACCTATGAGACGGCGGTGTCGCAGATCGAGACGCTGTTGATAACGCTGCTCCCTCGTTACGCGGAGGAGGGAAAAGCTTATGTTACAGTGGCTTTTGGATGTACCGGAGGGAGACACCGCTCGGTTCATGTCGCCGAACGTGTCGCCACAGCCTTGCGTCAGGCAGGATTTTCGCCCACGGTCTCGCACCGCAACATGGAATCGGCACCCCAGGACGCTCTGGAGAAGCGCCGGGCCGGAGGGCCGGACCCAAGCAATGACGCAAATAGGCTGCATTAA
- a CDS encoding PTS sugar transporter subunit IIA, with the protein MIGLVLVTHGRLAAEFVVAMEHVVGPQQAIETICIGPEDDMELRRADISAAVERVNDGSGVILLTDLFGGTPSNLAISLLKAGEIEVIAGINLPMLIRLESARKAMDVRKAVAAAREAGQKYISVASELLGSAS; encoded by the coding sequence ATGATCGGACTGGTTCTGGTAACGCATGGTCGGCTGGCGGCGGAATTCGTCGTGGCCATGGAGCATGTGGTGGGTCCACAGCAGGCGATCGAGACGATCTGCATCGGCCCTGAAGACGATATGGAGTTGCGCCGCGCGGATATCTCTGCGGCGGTGGAGCGCGTGAACGACGGCAGCGGCGTGATCCTGCTGACTGATCTGTTCGGCGGTACACCATCGAACCTTGCGATCTCGCTGCTGAAGGCGGGGGAGATCGAAGTGATTGCGGGCATCAACCTGCCGATGCTTATTCGCCTCGAAAGCGCACGCAAGGCGATGGACGTGCGCAAGGCCGTCGCGGCGGCGCGCGAGGCCGGACAGAAATATATCAGCGTCGCCTCCGAATTGCTGGGCAGCGCCTCATGA